A stretch of Rhizobium sp. TH2 DNA encodes these proteins:
- a CDS encoding B12-binding domain-containing radical SAM protein, giving the protein MKKVLFVIPPYFNAADYLDKSRASVLPAFTIPYGILSMEAYLTRYCTNLDEIRLVDFNLTLKRLVEERSVENYEQVFNAELVEILKEFQPDIVGISALFNSSFGYIQSLAKAVKDFDPNMLTIGGGGLPSAAFKLMLEKCPDLDAICKGEGELPLKELIDSDDPETVIRTHRSWVNRESADKGKQPGHSFIDNLDDIPEMNYGMVDLNDYNNRGIDKRYVDMPKREMAIHTSRGCPFLCVFCSNPSLHGRDVRFMTIERIIKDVIRMRDEFGMTVLLVEDDHFFHDKERAKTLLRELALLGIRLEFPNGVAVYAIDEEVADLFAKAGVSAVALAVESGSDHVLNNIIKKPLKKKLIRPAVEALRKFNVRSHVFIVTGLPGEQDEHRAETLEMLIENGFDWVHVYLAIPIFGSRLYDICVENGYIENTDNDNFVATKSVIRAPGVDPVKLEAYAYEAQLRVNFIENYNMKIGNYGVAVHYMKNVVSKYPDHAFGHLYMSRCYQGMGELELAQEHAATAIEIFERDQWWRDLAARYDVDIPSLLSFHLRQAAPIQIEAMPLLGASA; this is encoded by the coding sequence ATGAAAAAAGTGCTGTTTGTGATCCCGCCCTATTTCAACGCGGCCGACTATCTCGACAAGTCGCGCGCATCCGTCCTGCCGGCCTTCACCATTCCATACGGCATCCTATCGATGGAGGCCTATCTCACGCGCTACTGCACCAATCTCGATGAAATCCGGCTCGTTGACTTCAACCTCACCCTCAAGCGGCTGGTCGAGGAACGTTCCGTCGAGAATTACGAGCAGGTGTTCAATGCCGAACTGGTTGAGATATTGAAGGAATTCCAGCCCGATATCGTCGGCATCTCGGCGCTGTTCAATTCGTCCTTCGGCTATATCCAGTCGCTCGCCAAGGCGGTCAAGGACTTCGACCCCAACATGCTGACGATCGGTGGCGGCGGCCTGCCGTCTGCGGCCTTCAAGCTGATGCTGGAAAAGTGCCCCGATCTCGATGCCATCTGCAAGGGCGAGGGCGAATTGCCGCTCAAGGAACTGATCGATTCCGACGATCCGGAAACCGTGATCCGGACCCATCGCTCCTGGGTCAATCGGGAATCCGCGGATAAGGGCAAGCAACCGGGCCATAGCTTCATCGACAATCTCGATGATATCCCCGAGATGAACTATGGCATGGTCGATCTCAACGATTACAACAACCGCGGTATCGACAAGCGCTATGTCGATATGCCGAAGCGCGAAATGGCGATCCACACCTCGCGCGGCTGTCCCTTCCTCTGCGTCTTCTGTTCCAATCCGTCGCTGCATGGCCGCGATGTGCGTTTCATGACCATCGAACGGATCATCAAGGATGTGATCCGCATGCGCGACGAGTTCGGCATGACGGTGCTGCTGGTCGAGGACGACCATTTCTTCCACGACAAGGAGCGCGCGAAGACGCTGCTGCGGGAGCTCGCCTTGCTTGGTATCCGGCTCGAATTCCCCAATGGCGTGGCTGTTTATGCGATCGACGAGGAGGTCGCCGACCTTTTCGCCAAGGCCGGCGTTTCGGCCGTGGCGCTTGCCGTCGAATCCGGTTCCGACCATGTACTCAACAACATCATCAAGAAGCCGCTGAAGAAGAAGCTGATCCGACCCGCCGTCGAGGCGCTGCGCAAGTTCAATGTCCGCAGCCACGTCTTCATCGTCACCGGCCTGCCCGGCGAGCAGGACGAGCACCGGGCCGAGACGCTTGAGATGCTGATCGAGAACGGCTTCGACTGGGTGCATGTCTATCTGGCGATCCCGATCTTCGGCAGCCGGCTCTACGATATCTGCGTCGAGAACGGCTATATCGAGAATACCGACAACGACAATTTCGTGGCGACCAAATCGGTCATCCGCGCCCCCGGCGTCGATCCGGTCAAACTGGAAGCCTACGCCTACGAGGCGCAGCTGCGCGTCAACTTCATCGAAAACTACAATATGAAGATCGGCAATTACGGCGTCGCGGTCCACTATATGAAGAACGTGGTGTCGAAATATCCCGACCATGCCTTCGGCCACCTCTACATGTCGCGCTGCTACCAGGGCATGGGCGAGCTGGAACTGGCGCAGGAACACGCCGCCACCGCGATTGAAATCTTCGAGCGCGATCAATGGTGGCGTGATCTCGCGGCGCGCTACGACGTCGATATTCCGTCGCTTCTATCGTTCCATCTGAGGCAGGCGGCACCGATCCAGATCGAAGCGATGCCGCTTCTCGGCGCCTCGGCCTGA
- a CDS encoding Gfo/Idh/MocA family protein: protein MRLLVLGTGGMANNHAENFKYIQDVEMVAAVDVDPARAAMFAEKHGIGRTFTSLDDAIAWGEFDAVTNVTPDRAHYPTTMRLIEAGKHQFCEKPLAETYAQAMEMTEAAEAAGLINMVNLTYRNVAPLQRAREMVRSGDIGFVKHVEASYLQSWLVSKQWGDWRTESQWLWRLSTAHGSNGVLGDIGIHILDFASYGAGLEIGHIFGRLKTYDKADGGKIGEYTLDANDSFVMSVDYSNGALGVIHATRWAAGHYNDLRLRIYGDKGGIEVQHTPKGSALRACIGEDAENAEWDEIDAGTVPTNYMRFADAVKSGVNGEPDFRHAATLQKALDLAFLTDKERREMAL, encoded by the coding sequence ATGCGCCTTCTCGTTCTTGGCACCGGCGGCATGGCCAACAACCATGCCGAAAACTTCAAATATATCCAGGACGTGGAGATGGTCGCGGCCGTCGATGTCGATCCCGCGCGCGCGGCAATGTTTGCCGAAAAGCACGGCATCGGCCGCACCTTCACCTCACTCGACGACGCGATCGCGTGGGGCGAGTTCGACGCGGTGACCAATGTCACGCCCGACCGCGCGCATTATCCCACCACGATGCGTCTCATCGAAGCCGGCAAGCATCAGTTCTGCGAGAAGCCGCTCGCCGAGACCTATGCCCAGGCGATGGAAATGACCGAGGCCGCCGAAGCCGCCGGCCTCATCAACATGGTCAATCTCACCTATCGCAATGTCGCTCCGCTACAGCGGGCGCGCGAAATGGTGCGCTCGGGCGATATCGGCTTCGTCAAGCATGTCGAGGCCTCCTATCTGCAGAGTTGGCTTGTCTCCAAGCAATGGGGCGACTGGCGCACCGAGAGCCAGTGGCTGTGGCGGCTCTCCACCGCTCACGGTTCGAACGGCGTGCTGGGCGATATCGGCATCCACATCCTCGATTTCGCATCCTACGGTGCAGGCCTGGAGATCGGCCACATCTTCGGCCGGCTGAAAACCTACGACAAGGCCGACGGCGGCAAGATCGGCGAATATACGCTCGACGCCAATGACAGCTTCGTCATGTCGGTGGATTATTCCAATGGCGCACTGGGCGTGATCCACGCCACGCGCTGGGCCGCCGGGCACTACAACGACCTGCGCCTCAGGATCTATGGCGACAAGGGCGGCATCGAGGTGCAGCACACGCCGAAGGGCTCGGCGCTGCGCGCCTGTATCGGCGAGGACGCCGAGAACGCTGAATGGGACGAGATCGACGCCGGCACAGTGCCGACCAACTACATGCGCTTTGCCGACGCGGTGAAATCAGGCGTCAACGGCGAACCGGATTTCCGCCATGCGGCCACGCTGCAAAAGGCGCTCGACCTCGCGTTCCTCACCGACAAGGAGCGCCGGGAGATGGCGCTTTAA
- a CDS encoding DUF6538 domain-containing protein, giving the protein MKTHFLFLRGSVYYFRRPIPRHLQHIFNRKEVVVSLRTRDHNVALERYVVEYNKVSVQIRVIESGGRISVGTGYTADVLRSGFDLRQINASAIETDPVDNVFSIFAHNGERVSEWPTVLKSQVDALASTIKATLTWVELFSRFKKLDRDHFRQSTINALRTSDILPNRTRLTHSFRFFPILPMFSRSRASMPWNSKIVSLTWWKLAISMPTRPTRN; this is encoded by the coding sequence ATGAAGACGCATTTTTTGTTTTTGCGCGGAAGCGTGTACTATTTCCGGCGGCCAATTCCCCGGCACCTTCAACACATCTTTAATAGGAAGGAAGTCGTGGTTTCGCTTCGAACGCGTGACCACAACGTGGCACTTGAACGATACGTCGTCGAGTACAACAAGGTCAGTGTCCAAATTCGGGTGATCGAAAGCGGCGGTCGCATATCTGTCGGAACCGGATATACCGCCGATGTTCTTCGATCTGGTTTCGATCTTCGCCAGATCAATGCAAGCGCTATCGAAACTGACCCGGTCGATAACGTCTTTTCGATTTTTGCGCACAACGGCGAACGCGTAAGCGAATGGCCAACTGTTCTAAAGTCACAAGTCGATGCATTGGCATCAACGATCAAGGCAACTTTAACTTGGGTTGAATTGTTCTCGCGCTTCAAAAAACTGGATCGCGATCACTTTCGGCAAAGCACGATCAACGCGCTAAGAACAAGCGATATACTCCCAAACAGAACGCGATTGACACATTCGTTTCGATTTTTCCCGATCTTACCAATGTTCTCGCGATCTCGCGCCAGCATGCCTTGGAATTCAAAGATCGTCTCTTTGACATGGTGGAAGCTGGCGATCTCCATGCCGACACGGCCAACAAGAAATTGA